TTCGCCTGACCCGACTCGTCGAGGAAGAGAGCGCATGAGCACCGACACCACCGCTTCCGTGTCCACGCACATCCTGGACACGAGCATCGGCCGCCCCGCCGAAGGCGTGGCCATCGCCCTGTCGGCCCGTACGGGCCTCGACGGCGCGTGGACCGCCCTGGGTGGCTCCGCCACCGACGCGGACGGCCGCTGCAAGGACCTGCCGGCCCTGCCGGAGGGCACCACCCACGTGCGTCTCGACTTCGAGACCGAGACGTACTTCGCAAAGAAGCAAGCCGAGGCACAGCAGGACGCCCCCCGCGTAAGGGACAGCGGTGCGTTCTTCCCCGAGGTCACCATCACCTTCGCGGTGAACCCGGGCGAGCACTATCACGTACCGCTGCTGCTCAACCCGTTCGGCTACTCCGTTTACCGAGGGAGCTAGTCATGGCCACCATTCTGGGCCAGAACCAGTACGGCAAAGCAGAGAACCGCGTAGTCAAGATCACGCGGGACGGCGACACCCACCACATCAAGGACCTGAACGTCTCGGTCGCCCTCTCCGGCGACATGGACGACGTCCACTACTCCGGCTCGAACGCCAACGTCCTTCCGACGGACACCACCAAGAACACGGTGTACGCGTTCGCCAAGGAGTACGGCATCGAGTCCGCCGAGCAGTTCGGCATCCACCTGGCGCGCTGGTTCGTGAACAGCCAGGAGCCGATCCAGAAGGCCCGGATCCGGATCGAGGAGTACTCCTGGTCCCGGATCGCCACCTCGGACGCCAACTCGAAGTTCATCGGCTCCGACGAGGTGAACCACTCCTTCGTCCGTGAGGGCCAGGAGACCCGGGTCACCCAGATCACGTACGACGGCCAGAACTGGGAGGTCATCTCCGGCCTCAAGGACCTGGTCGTCATGAACTCCACGAACTCCGAGTTCTGGGGTTACGTGAAGGACAAGTACACGACCCTCAAGGAAGCCTACGACCGGATCCTGGCCACCCAGGTGTCCGCCCGCTGGCGCTTCAACTGGTCGGACGACGAGCAGCGGATGCCCAACTGGGAGAAGTCCTACGCCGAGACCCGCAAGCACATGCTGCAGGCCTTCGCCGAGACCTACTCCCTGTCGCTGCAGCAGACCCTGTACCAGATGGGTTCGCGCATGATCAACCACCGTTCGGAGATCGACGAGGTCCGCTTCTCGCTCCCGAACAAGCACCACTTCCTCGTCGACCTGGAGCCCTTCGGCCTCAAGAACGACAACGAGGTGTACTTCGCCGCGGACCGTCCCTACGGTCTGATCGAGGCAACGGTTCTCCGGGACGGCGTCGACGCCCGTATCCCCGTGGACATGACCAACCTCTGACGCGGCACGCGCGTCCCGGGGCTCCGCAGTGGCCCCGGGACCGCGCGACACTTTTCAGCTTCGTGAATCGGCACCCGGACGCACACACGGGGCGGCAGTACTGTCAGCTGTCAAGGCCCCCGGCTCCGGCACTCAAAACCCCGGGCTTTGCCGTGCCCCAACCGCCACTGAAAGCACGAGGAAGTCCCATGGCAGCATCGGCAGCCATTGACGGCGCGGTAGAGCGCATCGTCATCGAGAACTGTGCGATTGCGACCGTCGACGCGAAGGACACCGAGTACGCCTCGGGTCACGTCGTCGTCGCCGGCAACAAGATCGAGTCCATCGGCGCGGGCAAGGCCCCCGAGAACCTCGAGAACGTC
This is a stretch of genomic DNA from Streptomyces sp. NBC_00536. It encodes these proteins:
- the uraH gene encoding hydroxyisourate hydrolase, whose translation is MSTDTTASVSTHILDTSIGRPAEGVAIALSARTGLDGAWTALGGSATDADGRCKDLPALPEGTTHVRLDFETETYFAKKQAEAQQDAPRVRDSGAFFPEVTITFAVNPGEHYHVPLLLNPFGYSVYRGS
- the pucL gene encoding factor-independent urate hydroxylase, producing MATILGQNQYGKAENRVVKITRDGDTHHIKDLNVSVALSGDMDDVHYSGSNANVLPTDTTKNTVYAFAKEYGIESAEQFGIHLARWFVNSQEPIQKARIRIEEYSWSRIATSDANSKFIGSDEVNHSFVREGQETRVTQITYDGQNWEVISGLKDLVVMNSTNSEFWGYVKDKYTTLKEAYDRILATQVSARWRFNWSDDEQRMPNWEKSYAETRKHMLQAFAETYSLSLQQTLYQMGSRMINHRSEIDEVRFSLPNKHHFLVDLEPFGLKNDNEVYFAADRPYGLIEATVLRDGVDARIPVDMTNL